GGAGTACCTAATGATTGTGGTGGAAGAAACCGACCGGGGTGTGAAGTTGCGTTTGCCTGCTGAGGTTGATTATAAACTCCAACAGGAATTCCGAAAGTGTTATCGTGACCGTCCTGCGGGTCCAGGTGTTTCATATGAGATTGATTTCCAGGCGGTGATCAGCATTGATAGTTCTGCGCTGGGAATGTTGCTCCTGTTGCGGAGTCATTGCGGGGACGATGATTCC
This genomic stretch from Gammaproteobacteria bacterium harbors:
- a CDS encoding HptB-dependent secretion and biofilm anti anti-sigma factor produces the protein MIVVEETDRGVKLRLPAEVDYKLQQEFRKCYRDRPAGPGVSYEIDFQAVISIDSSALGMLLLLRSHCGDDDSDIHLINCNPTIKRVFKIARFNTMFNVD